The Oscillatoria acuminata PCC 6304 genomic interval AATGCCACCCAAGCCTTCCTAGCCTTTTGGTCTCGTGAATACTTAAATGCCGTCGGATGGCGGCAAGCAATGGATTTTTTTAATCGGGATATCCGATTTTTAATGACCTTTTATGAACCCCAACTGTTTTATGATGCCGTTAAAGGAATTGAACCTTATCGGGACACCCAAAACTATCTCCTACTCGTTGATAGTCTGACCGTTGAGTTACAGCGGGATGGCTTGCAATCGGAACGAGTAGAACCCTTACTGGGGCAATTGCGAGAACTCAGTACGGTGATGATTAACCAAAATTTTTTTGAACGCGCTCAGAAGAATGGGACGTTAGAAGAGATTAAAAATGAGATGCGCCGACATATTTATTCGCGCACAGAAGCTCGTCCCCAAGGTCCGCGATTGATTTTGGATGTCATTGAACTGTTAGCACCGGAAGTCCTCTGGGCGGACAAATCCTCTGGTGAGGCTTTCCGAAATTTCTGGAGTCAGGACAACTTCCAGGCTAACGGATGGGAAAATGAATTAGCCTTTTTTAATAAAGAAATTCGCTTTCCTATGCAAACGAATTATTTTAGGCATTATGGGATAGCGAATGAATATATTGATCGGTTTTGGCTGATTGATATCTTTTTTATGGCTATCTTCTTTGTGGACTTGTTATTTAGAAGCTGGCTAATCGTACGACGTCATCCTAATATGACGTTAGAAGGAGCGATTTTATGGCGATGGTATGATTTAATTTTGCTCATCCCCTTTTGGCGATGGTTGCGGATAATTCCTGTAGTGATTCGCCTCGATGAAGCCAATCTCATGAATATTGAGTGGGTGCAGAAACAAGCCCGTTTGGGGTTTGTGGCCAATTTTGCCAAAGAACTGACAGAAGTGGTAGTGGTTCAAACTATTAATCAGATGAAAGGGAGTGTAGAAAGTGGACAACTGAGTAAGAGTTTATTAGACCCAGCGGAGAAAGAGTATATCGATATTAATGATATCAATGAAGTCCAAGCGATTTCTACTCGATTGTTAGAAATTACCGTTTGTCGAGTTTTGCCGGAAGTGCAGCCGGATTTACAGGCGCTGCTGTCTCATCAGATGGAAAATACGATGAAATCCTCGGAGTTATATCAACGGATTCAGCAGTTACCAGGGTTTGGGAATTTATCGCATCAAATGGCGGAACAGTTAGTCAAACGGGTATCGATGCTGGTGACTGAAGGGCCAGAAAATGCCTATGAGGCGATCGTTCATGCACCCCCGGACCCCGTGGGGGAAAAATTGACTCAGCAATTGGTGGAACATTTTGGCAGTGCGCTGCGAAAAGAATTGCAAAGAGAAGATACGATCGGGGAATTTGAGTATTTGATTTCGTCCTTGCTGGAAGAAATTAAGGTTAACTATGTCCAACAGACGGAACAATCCGACCCCGAGGACCTATTTGACGAAACGGAAGCCCTTCGCAAACGGGTGACTAAGAATATCAAGCTGCCTGGAAAGAAGAACAGGGGGTAGAGGAGTGGATTTTGTCATTAGTCATTGGTCATTTGTCATTTGTCAAGAGACTAACAACCCAATGACCAATGACCAATGACCAATGACCAATGACCAACGACCAGTTGAGACCAGTTGAGACCAGATCGGTCAATCCCTGGGGAGATCGTGTAAAATGGAACGACAAAGGCATTCAACCACTAGATAGTTGAGAATAGGGGGCCGAATGGCCTGACTATCGGAAAGCGTCTACTTCCTCCAGGGTGCGTTAAGTGCAGTCCTTCAGAGGGGGGATGGCGATCGCCCCTGTCTAACCGGCAACCTCGCTCCTCCAAGACTGGCATCTCCAAAAGAGAGACCTTAAAATTGGAGTGGGGTATCTTAGGAAAGCGGGTAGGTTTAGTGCGAACAGGAGGGAAAACGGTTCCACCTGGGCCGCCAGAAACGGCGCAAGCTGGAAGGCCCCCGAACGGTTGAACTCGACTGAAGCAATTCCTAGGGCATTGGAATATGCACTGGGGGAAGCCCAAGAAAAGCTGCGATCGCCGAGGCTAAACTAACAGAGGCTCCGATCAGACCTCTGTTTGTCCCTGACCACCAGCGGTTGGATCGCGCCTTCCTTCCCCGAAAAGCCACCCCAAAGGCTTGCGGTGAAAGCGTGCAAGTTAATTTGTACTGTCTAAGCAACGACAAGCGATAGACCTGACAAATCCCTGCCGCCAAAGGGAAGAGAACGCCGTTCATTCCCAAACTTCTTTGAAGAGTTATTTCGCTTTGAAGTGGGTCAACCCCCACTTTTTTTGTTCAAATCTGTCTCATGACTCATCCCCTGATCCCACAAATTATCGAAATCGCTACCCCCATCGCCGAGTCTCTCGGATTAGAAGTGGTGGCAGCGGTCTTTCATACCAACCTGAATCCGCCTGTACTGCGAGTGGACATCCGCAACTACAGCACAGACACCAGTTTGGATGACTGCGAACGCATGAGCAAGGCGTTGGAAAGCAGCTTAGACGAACGGGAGTTAATCCCGGATACCTACGTTTTAGAAATTTCCAGTCCTGGAATCTCGCGCCAGCTCACCACAGACCGAGAATTTATCTCATTCAAAGGGTTTCCCGCAGTCGTGGAAACCCTGGAACCCTATCAGGGGCATACCGAGTGGAAAGGTAGACTCGTCAAGCGAGACGAAACTGCTGTTTATCTCAACCGTAAAGGTCGAGTGACCGCAATTCCGCGACCCCTCATTAATAAGGTGCAACTCGTAGATCGAGAAGAATAAGTTAGGACGGGTTCGCATCAGCGAAGGCAGGTAGACCCCGAGGGGGTGGGTACAGCAGAGGGAAGAACGCCCGATATTTGGACCCCATCTCTACTCAGCAAGCAACTTTTTTAGGGCCAGAAACCCGGTTTCTTGTCCGATTGATCTCATCTCCAATGTCCTAGGAGATTCTTAGGAGATCCTTGAGAATCCTCGTCCTGTTATCTCTAACGCTAAATAGAACAACGGAGGCAAGTATTATGGCAATGGTCAGCCTCCCCGGACTCCGGGAGATGATCGACAGTATCTCTCAAGAGCGGAATTTACCGAAGCAAGCCGTGCAAGCGGCACTGAGGGAAGCGCTTTTGAAAGGATACGAGCGCTACAGGCGCACGATTAGCATGGAAAAGATCCATTTCGATGAACATTTTTTTGATAATTTTGAAATCGAACTGGATATTGCAGAAGAAGGCTTTCGGGTCCTCTCCACTAAGACAATTGTGGAATTGGTCAGCAGTGGGGACCATGAAATTTCTTTAAAAGAGGTTCAGGAAGTCGCCGACGAAGCTCAACTGGGAGATACGGTGGTTTTGGACGTGACCCCAGACCAACGAGAATTTGGTCGGATGGCGGCGATTCAGACCAAACAGGTGCTCCAGCAAAAGCTCCGGGACCAACAGCGCAAGATTGTGCAGGAAGAGTTTGAGGACTTAGAAAGCACGGTGTTGCAAGGGCGAGTCCTGCGATTCGATCGCCAGTCGGTGATTCTGGCGGTGAATAGTGGGTTTGGACAACCGGAAGTTGAGGCGGAACTGCCTAAACGGGAACAGTTACCGAACGATAATTATCGCGCCAACACTACGATTAAGGTTTACTTGAAGAAAGTGCGGGAAGGCCCCAGTCGAGGCCCTCAGTTGTTGGTTTCGCGGGCGGATGCCGGGTTGGTGGTTTATCTGTTTGCCAACGAGGTGCCGGAAATTGAGGATGAGGTGGTGCGGATTGTTGCCGTTGCGCGGGAAGCCAATCCCCCCTCCCGTCATGTCGGTCCCCGGACTAAAATAGCTGTGGATACCCTAGAGCGGGATGTGGACCCGGTGGGAGCCTGTATTGGAGCGCGGGGATCGCGGATCCAAGTGGTGGTAAACGAACTCCGGGGGGAAAAAATCGATGTGATTCGCTGGTCACCGGATCCGGCGACCTATATCGCAAATGCGCTGAGTCCCGCTAAAGTGGATGAAGTGCGGTTGGTAAATCCTGAAGCCCGACAAGCTCATGTTTTGGTTCCCGAGGATCAACTGAGTTTGGCGATCGGGAAAGAAGGCCAGAACGTCCGTTTGGCAGCCCGCTTGACCGGGTGGAAAATCGATATTAAGGATAGTGCGAAGTACGACTACGATTCTTCTTACGATTCTTCTAGGGTTCAATCTTCCTATGAGGAAGAAGAGGACATGGAGGAGCCAGTCGATGAGCTAGATGAGCTAGAGGAAACCTCAACCGCCAGTTCAGTGCAAAGAACGGCTTGAGGTTGAGGGAAAATCGCCCATTGCTCTTTAAGTCTGGGGGAAGCCTTCGGGATAACTAGAAGCCGTCCAACTCTTTGTGGGAGGGGCACTTCTTCCCCCGGGAGGTGGGAGTCAAGCCGGGGTAAAAGAGGCGATCGGGGGATATTGACCCCTGAAGCGTCTCTTGGAAATCCGATTCAAGTCGTTGGCAGGACAAACCGACCCGCCGTCATCTCATGAAACCAAATTATCGACGTTGTATTAGTTGCCGTAAAGTTGCACCGAAAGAAGCCTTCTGGCGTATCGTTAAACTCTACCCATCGGATCAGGTACAATTAGAGACGGGTATGGGGCGTTCGGCTTATCTTTGTCCAGAAGCCTCCTGCCTGAAAACGGCTCAAAAGAAAAATAGACTGGGGCGATCGCTGAAAGCGGCGGTTCCTCCGGAACTGTATTCCACCCTCTGGCAACGGTTAGCGCTGATTTCCCAATCCGATAACCCGCCAGCTTAACTCAATAACAACCCCAACTAGATTCCCTCTCCCGGAGTTATCCCCCTCCTTTGAATCCCAAAACACTACCCAACCCTATAGACCCTAATATCGACAGTTCTATAGAAAATCGTGCAAAACTAGAACAGAAGACGCGGTTTCGTCTGAACCGGCGAAGCGCCGTGCCTGATGTGGGAGACGAGCGTGCGGCTCTCTCAATATGCGGTTGTCCGTTGGCACCCCAGCCGGTCAACAATAACGCCCAAAAAGCCGATGCCATCAACGGGTTCTGTCGGTCTCCCGGCGGCGATCGCACTAAAAGACCGGCTCGACCCTCTTCGATATCCAACTTTAAGCTGGGGAAAACCCTGAACCATCAGAGTTCCCTATCTAAAGATCCATAATCGAAGGGCGGGATCCGCCGTTCGGAGGTTTTATGAACAACGGAAAAGTGAGAATATACGAGTTATCACGGGAATTGAATTTGGAAAACAGAGACATTTTGGCAGTTTGCGAACAACTGAACATTCCAGTTAAAAGCCACAGTAGTACCATCTCAGAAGATGAGGCCCAGCGCATCGAAAAATTCGTCATGAATCATCCAGAAAAAGCGAATGGAGCCGCTAAAACCAAAGAAAAACAAGCGGCCTTAGAACTGGGAAACCCTTCAAACGCTAAGAAAAAACAGGAAATTTTGGAAATCCGAAAACAACCTTACCGCAATAATAACAATCAAGTTGGGGGACAAACCCTATTAGAAGACAGTGGCTTCCCCAATGCCCACAGCTCATCCGATGCCAATCAAAATAAGCAGATGATGTTGAATCGACCTGTGCGTAATAACGACAGCGATCCCAGTTTACCCGACTCTCAAAACCCAGAAGAGGAATTCTTAGCTCAGGACGAGGCCAACACCCCGGCCCTCGCCCCAGAGCAGCAACCCGAGCGGGACTCGGAACCCCAAAGGGACCACAGGGACGGAAATACTCCGACCTCTGAGGAAGACTTGCAAGAACTGCAAGCTCCCCCCGTCCGCCCCGTCCGCTCCTCTGACCGGAAAATTGAGGCCGGTAAAATGGACCGACCTGTACTCAAACCCCCGTCTAAGAAAGATGACAGTCCCTCTCCAGCAGGGGCCACGAAAACTCCTAGCCCCAGTAGCCCAGGAGCACCTCGCGCAGCCAAGCCCGGTGCGCCCACTCGCCCCTCTCCCTCTGCGCCGACCCCCTCGGTCAGCAGTAAGGAAGGCGATGCCCGTCGAGAAGCTCCCCAGGCTGGGATTGCACCTAAGCCTAAGCCTGCAACGGAACTGGTCCGCCCCCGGCGAGCCGGGGAAGGGGAGAGTGCTCTTGCCAAAGCTCAGGATTTACGCGATCGCGCCTCGTCGGATGAAGACGTCTCTAACACGGAGTCGGAATCCTTCTCTGAGGACGATAACGAAACTCCACGTCCTCAACTGAAAGCTCCCCCTCGTCCTCCCAAGCGTTTGAAAAAACGCAAGGAAGAAGAAGACGAGATGCAAGACTTAGATGAAAAAGCCGGTAAGGGCGTTGCCAAATCTAAGCGGCGACTCAAGCCTCTGGCGGATGAAGATGATGATGATTATGAAAGCGATTTAGATACGGATGAATCGTCAGATACCGCTCTGAGCCTGTCGATCGCCCGTCCGCCTAAGCCCAAAACGGCCCCGGCTCCCCGGACTGGTGCCATCATCACCGCCCGTCAAACTAAAAAACCCAATACTAATCGCGACTCTTCCGGCAGTAGCAGTAGTAAATCTCGGGGCCGTCGTCAGGACAAAACTGACAAAAAAGAACGTCCAGAGCAAATTGTCCTCACTCAACCGATGACGGTGCGCGAACTGGCCAATGCTTTAGCAGTTCCCGAAACCGATATCGTCAGAACCCTCTTCTTCAAAGGGATTGCCGTTAACATTACTCAAACCCTGGATATTCCCTCGGCCAAAATGGTCGCGGAAGAACTAGAGGTGTCCGTCGAGATCGCTGCCGTGGAATCGGAAGCCAAAAAGGTCAGCGAGATGATCGACATCAGCGACCTGGAAAGCCTCCAAATTCGTCCGCCCGTCGTGACAATTATGGGCCACGTGGACCACGGAAAAACCACCCTCCTCGACTCGATCCGCAAAACCAAGGTGGCTCAAGGAGAAGCCGGTGGGATTACCCAACATATTGGGGCCTATCATGTCGATG includes:
- the rimP gene encoding ribosome maturation factor RimP — encoded protein: MTHPLIPQIIEIATPIAESLGLEVVAAVFHTNLNPPVLRVDIRNYSTDTSLDDCERMSKALESSLDERELIPDTYVLEISSPGISRQLTTDREFISFKGFPAVVETLEPYQGHTEWKGRLVKRDETAVYLNRKGRVTAIPRPLINKVQLVDREE
- the nusA gene encoding transcription termination factor NusA — encoded protein: MAMVSLPGLREMIDSISQERNLPKQAVQAALREALLKGYERYRRTISMEKIHFDEHFFDNFEIELDIAEEGFRVLSTKTIVELVSSGDHEISLKEVQEVADEAQLGDTVVLDVTPDQREFGRMAAIQTKQVLQQKLRDQQRKIVQEEFEDLESTVLQGRVLRFDRQSVILAVNSGFGQPEVEAELPKREQLPNDNYRANTTIKVYLKKVREGPSRGPQLLVSRADAGLVVYLFANEVPEIEDEVVRIVAVAREANPPSRHVGPRTKIAVDTLERDVDPVGACIGARGSRIQVVVNELRGEKIDVIRWSPDPATYIANALSPAKVDEVRLVNPEARQAHVLVPEDQLSLAIGKEGQNVRLAARLTGWKIDIKDSAKYDYDSSYDSSRVQSSYEEEEDMEEPVDELDELEETSTASSVQRTA
- a CDS encoding YlxR family protein; translated protein: MKPNYRRCISCRKVAPKEAFWRIVKLYPSDQVQLETGMGRSAYLCPEASCLKTAQKKNRLGRSLKAAVPPELYSTLWQRLALISQSDNPPA
- the infB gene encoding translation initiation factor IF-2, encoding MNNGKVRIYELSRELNLENRDILAVCEQLNIPVKSHSSTISEDEAQRIEKFVMNHPEKANGAAKTKEKQAALELGNPSNAKKKQEILEIRKQPYRNNNNQVGGQTLLEDSGFPNAHSSSDANQNKQMMLNRPVRNNDSDPSLPDSQNPEEEFLAQDEANTPALAPEQQPERDSEPQRDHRDGNTPTSEEDLQELQAPPVRPVRSSDRKIEAGKMDRPVLKPPSKKDDSPSPAGATKTPSPSSPGAPRAAKPGAPTRPSPSAPTPSVSSKEGDARREAPQAGIAPKPKPATELVRPRRAGEGESALAKAQDLRDRASSDEDVSNTESESFSEDDNETPRPQLKAPPRPPKRLKKRKEEEDEMQDLDEKAGKGVAKSKRRLKPLADEDDDDYESDLDTDESSDTALSLSIARPPKPKTAPAPRTGAIITARQTKKPNTNRDSSGSSSSKSRGRRQDKTDKKERPEQIVLTQPMTVRELANALAVPETDIVRTLFFKGIAVNITQTLDIPSAKMVAEELEVSVEIAAVESEAKKVSEMIDISDLESLQIRPPVVTIMGHVDHGKTTLLDSIRKTKVAQGEAGGITQHIGAYHVDVEHKGKMHQVVFLDTPGHEAFTAMRARGTRVTDIAVLVVAADDGVQPQTIEAISHAKAAEVPIVVAINKIDKQDSDLNRVKQELMNYGLVPEELGGDTIMVPVSAIQGQNLDTLLEMIILVAEIEEISANPNRAAKGTVIEAHLDKARGPVATLLVQNGTLHIGDILVAGSTMGKVRAMVGDRGDRVEVATPSFAVEVLGLNEVPSAGDEFDVFPNEKDARAVADDRADVNRETRLNQALNSRRVTLNSLSARAQEGQLKELNLILKADVQGSIEAIIGSLKQLPQNEVQVRVLLAAPGEVSETDVDLAAASDAVIVGFNTTFASGARQAADRAGVDVREYNIIYNLLDDIQGAMEGLLDPELIEEPLGQAEVRVVFQIGRGAVAGCYVLSGKMIRNCKVRVHRKGEVIYEGVLDSLKRVKDDAKEVNSGFECGIGIDKFSTWIEGDTIEAYRMVTKRRTLSPA